The genome window CACCACCTGGTTCCCTTTGATGATCTTGCTCCGGATGGCGCCATTATGGCTATAGACCAGGCGGGAGTTACCATTGGTAAAAGTCTGCACCTTGATCTTTTCGCGCAGCTCCATGCTTTTCACATTATCAAAATTAATGCTGTTATCCCAAAGCAATTTTCCGTTTTCATCCACATCGGCCACTACTGCATGCGTGTAAGTGAAGCCATCGAAAACCTGCTGGTTATACCCACCGCGTCCGCCGTACATCGGGTTCCATAAGTAAGGATTATAAAGGCCCATTCCAAAGGGATAACCCATCATGCTGCCATAACCCAGGCCGCCCATCATCATGGGGTTCTGGTAACGGTATTCAGGATAAAAAACCTCTGCTACCAACAGGAAATTGTCGTTTTTCGGAACAATGTCATGAACTAGTAATCGGTAATTCAGTTTCAGATCGTCGCCGCTTTCTTTCTTCTTGCGGATGCGTTTTTCCATCTTTTCCTGCTGCCGCTCGTTCATGAAATTGAAGAAATTCTTAAACTCGGTAAAGCTGTGGTAACGCGTGAAAACGGGCTCATCCCCCACGATCTTGCTGATATAAAGTCCTTGCGAAGCCGCATTGGACGTGCTTTGCATGTTCCGGTAACCATATGTGCCGATTACGACCCTTACAGAGTCGTTGAGCACTTGTAACCTGCCGCTCAGCAACGAATAATCATCCTCGGGATCCACCGAAACCTGCGCATAAAGCTCACCGGTTTCTTCATACGAACGAGCCACAATGCGGGTCTGTCTGCCTTTTTTTACTGCGAAACAAACATTCACCAAATGATGCGCCGTGTCCACTTCAACGGTCTGAATGGCATTAGAGCCTTTGATAGCCGATGGCAAAACCTTCGTTTGGGATGTCCTGAGCTGTGTTAGAATTAATACAGGCTCATTGCGAACCATTCCGGCCATGAAGACGGAGTAACCCAATGTTTTGAAATCAGTGATCTCGAAACGATCGAGTGTGTTGATCGTAAATGTTTCCACAAAGCCCGGCCCGACATTCACTTTCACGATCTGATATAAGGGACTGCGGTATTTACTGAAAAGCAAAAACACAGCCTGGCCATCGTAGGAGGAGGTGATATAGTCCAGATTGGATTCAATAGGCCCGTCAATCGACCAAACGCGTTCCAGGTTTGTATCAAATTTCTGAACATTGAATGTGCCTTTCTCCGGTTTGGAAATGAGCAAGACGCCTTGCGCGCCGAGCGGCACCGTCTGGTAAGCCATATTACCTGATAAAGGCAACTCTATCCTCTTAACACCTTGTGCAGCAGCAAATAATGACGCTGTAACAAGGCTAAAAAGCAACAAGATCTGACGAAGTGCAGAAATGGAATTAAGATTCATGTGCCAATGCAACAATAATGTCGAATTCTTCACGCTTAACCGGCACTACCGAAAGTCTGGACAAGCGCACCAGTTCCATATTTTTGAGAATATCATGCTTCTTGATCTGTTCGAGCGTGACCGTTTTGGGAAAATGCTCCACCGGGACCACGTTAACAACCACCCAGTCACCCGTATCGATCGTTGGATCGGGATAATGTTCTTTTGAAACTTTGGCCAGACCCACAACCTCCTTACCAATGTTGCTATGATAAAAAAGCACCAGATCGCCTTTCTTCATGGCCATCAGGTTGTTACGTGCGGCAAAATTCCGGACACCGTCCCACATGCCTTCCTTTTCTGCTACAAGATGGTCCCAGGAATATTTATTCGGTTCACTTTTTACAAGCCAATGGTTCATGGATTTCAGTTAGGTTTTAAACAAATTTGTTGGTTTCAGAGATGGATCTTGCGATCAGGGAAATTTCGGGTATTTGCTGAAATCGGGCTTTCTTTTTTCGAGAAACGATTTCTGGCCTTCTTTTGCTTCCTCGCTCAGATAATAAAGCAATGTTGCATTGCCAGCCAATTCCTGAATTCCGGCTTGTCCATCCAGTTCCGCATTGAACGAGCTTTTCAGCATCCGGATAGACAATGGACTTTTTTCCTGGATTTTCTTACACCATTCAACCGTTGTCGTTTCCAGGTCTTCCAAAGGAACAACTTTATTTACCAAACCCATTTGCAATGCTTCCTGCGCATCATATTGATCGCATAGGAACCAGATTTCGCGCGCTTTTTTCTGTCCCACAACCCGTGCAAGATAAGACGCGCCAAAGCCGCCGTCGAAACTCCCAACCTTTGGTCCTGTTTGTCCGAAACGCGCATTTTCAGCCGCAATCGAAAGGTCGCAGATCACGTGCAGCACGTGTCCGCCGCCTATGGCCCAACCTGCCACCATGGCGATAACTGCCTTAGGAATAGACCGGATCATGCGTTGCAGATCCAGCACATTCAAACGCGGCACATGGTCATCGCCAATGTAACCGCCGTGGCCGCGAACGGACTGATCGCCGCCGGAACAGAATGCTTTTCCGCCTTCGCCGGTTAGAATAATGACGTCGATACGCGTGTCTTCGCGGCAAATGTGCATCGCGTCGATCATTTCGGTAACGGTGAGCGGCGTGAATGCGTTGTGTTTATGCGGGCGATTTATGCTTATTTTTGCAATGCCTTCGTGAAGCGTAAAAAGGATTTCCTCGTATTCTTTAATGGTTTCCCACTGGATTGAGCTTGACATAAATTCGGAATGTAAATGAATAATCTGGCGTTAAAAAGTTAACTATAACGGCCGTTAACTCGTTCGCAACAATCTGCGAAATTACAGATTGTTTGGGTTTCCTTCAAAAACAAATGAATAACTTTCCAATGCCCTGGAACACAAGTATAAGCGCAATTGCAACACAGGAAAGGCCGGAGCATTTTTACTTTGCCGAGGCATATGATTTCATGCAATCCTGGTTGAACGGCCAGCATACATTCACATTACAGACTTCCGGATCGACCGGGGCGCCCAAACCGATCCAAATTCACCGGAGCCAGTTGATCGCAAGTGCACAAATGACGGGCAAGGCGCTGGGCCTTCGTTCAGGAACGCGCGCGCTTGTTTGTCTGAATGTACATTATATAGCGGGCCTGATGATGCTTGTCCGCGGGATGGAGCTCGATTGGGAAATGACGGTCATTGAGCCTTCCGCCAATCCTTTGCTGGACGTTAACAGGCTTGATACATTCGATTTCACTGCTTTGGTGCCGTTGCAACTGGGCACTATACTCGAAAATTCAAAGACAGAAAATCAGGTGAACAGATTAGGAACAGTGCTTTTGGGCGGAGCGCCGGTCAATGTTTCGCTGCAAAGAAAAATTGAATCATTGAGCGTTCCGGTTTACCAAAGTTACGGGATGACCGAAACGGTTTCGCACATTGCGTTGCGCAGGTTGAACGGAGGAAATTTTTCAGAAGATTACCAATTCCTGCCCAACATTGTTTTTGGCACAGACGATCGCGGCTGCCTGCACATTTCCGGACCGGTTACGAATGGTGAAGTTGTCCAAACTAATGATCTGGTTGAGATTGCCGGAAATACATTCAAATGGATCGGAAGGGCTGATAATGTGATCAATTCGGGAGGCGTTAAGATCGTTCTTGACAAAGTGGACGCGACCGTAGGCAAAGTGTTTTTTGATTTAAAGATCGGGAATGCATTTTTTAACTGGTTCGTTTCGGATGAAAAACTGGGGCAGAAACTGATCCTGGTCGTCGAAGGAACCGGGAACACTTTTCAGGCAAAGGACATGATTGAAGAAATTAGAAAAAGCCTTTCCGCCTATGAAACGCCGAAACATGTTTACTTTGTGCAGCATTTTAATAAAACAACCACGGACAAGGTCGACAAGCGGCGCACGGTCCAACAACTTTTAGCATCTCAAAATGGATAAGAATATTCAGATCCCCGGTTACTACATCATTCGTTTTCAAACAGCCTCCGTCGTTCCGGCCCCTTATTCGCATTTTTATACATTAAAACTCGATATCGCTGCGAAGGACCGGCTTACGGTTGATTTTGACATTAAATATCTGGATCGCGATGAGCTGGATGAGGACGATTTGCTGGACGAAGGTTTTTCACCGGATGATGATTACGCCTGGAAAGGCAATGTTCCCGCGATCTGGATCGCGCAGTTTCAGGACATTATGACTTCTTCCAAAATCATCAGAAAGAGAGAGGAAAGTGAATTTGAGGATTTTGTAGAAATTGAGCTCGACGAGAATGGTAAAATGGTTACTATTTATCCGGTCGATAAGGAACGCTGGTCGTACTTCTTACAGGAGTTTATGCAGGCAGTTTTTGAAGCGGGCGGGAGAGAGATGCCATTTGAGCTAACTTACCTCGAAATTGACGGCGATAACCAGAAGCAGCTGGACCTGCGCGCATCATTTGCAGAAAAATCGTTCACATTGGTAAAGGATAAAGCGCCGGCCCGGAAACTGGAATGGTCGCAGTTGCAAAAGGTTATGGACACGGTTTATAAGGCCGAGTTCGTTCCTGATAATGCTTCGGACAAAAAGCCTTCAAAAAAGGGAAAATACATTACTGCCGGAGACGGACTTTGGTATCAAATGGGCGTTGCGATCCTGGAAACAACCTCAAAAAGCCGGGATTTGGACAAAATTGAGGCTTTGTTTAATTCTTTATCCAAGTAATTGCTGTTCAAATTATTAAGATCTGTACTGGTTCAGTTCCTGCTGCAATTCATCTACCAGCAGGCTGACCCTTTCCAGTGAAGGCTGCGGTGTAGGCAGTTGCAAACTTACAAATGCCTTCACTTCCCAAACTTCCTGCACATCCTGCAAAGGAACTTCTAATTCTTCAAACTCGGCCATATCGGACGTCAGAAGCAACATTCCCGAAGTTTTTACCTGATTAAATGCAGTCCTGTAAACGAATCCGTGGCCACGCAGGACAAAGATGTATTGCATACCATCCTTAATATCATACCAGTTCCTCACGAATGTTCCCACCAGGATAGAACCTGGATAGGCAAAGTCTGCACCGCTTTCAAAGGCCCGGTAATAACCCATAGGCAGGTTAGGAAGCTGAAAAACGGGAAGTTGGTTCAGGTAGCCCGGATTTTGAAAGTTAGCAAGATATTCCTGCTGTAAATTTTTTGCAACCCATTGAATGGTAGGATAGTTAACTACTTTTTCTTCAACTGGTGCATTAAACTGGCTGCCCTGGAATTGGTTGTTAAAAACAGGCAGTTGTGAATCAGGAAGAGCGCTAGCTGCCGGGTTTTGTATAGCTGGCTGGTTCTGTGGCTCGCCATTTACAGGCTTGAAATTGACCTGCTTGGAAACCATTCGGATCTCCGGTTCAGGCTGCTGATATTTTTCAATGATTTTTGACAAAGGCTGCGGTTCCGAAAAAGCCGGAATGCGGATCTGCGAAGGAACAGGCGCATTGCCCGAATGCGAAACCGTCATAGGCCGACCGGCATTCATGGGCAAGGACATATCCGGCGTTTCCCTTAATTTCCTGAGGTCATTTTTGAGCAGGTTATCCACTGTGATGCCAAACGCCGCCGCCATATTTTTCAAATTGGTCAGGTTTGGATTGGCACGGGCCTCTTCGTAAGCGCCAAGCAGAGAGCGTTTTATCGCGATCTTTCTTGCAAATTGCTCCTGAGTCAGGCCATTAAGCCTCCTGAGATATTTTATATTATTGCTGACGATGCTCATGATGAATGCCTTTCAGGTTATTGGTAAATTTCCTTCTTAGCAGCTTTGAAAGTGTTGGTTAGCAACCCACAAATGGTCATCAGGCCAACGCCTCCCGGAACGGGCGTAATGTAGCTCGTTTTCGGCGCTACGTCACTGAAGTTAACGTCACCCTTGATCGCAAAACCGCTTTTCTTGGTCTCGTCCACAACTCTCGTGATGCCCACGTCAATCACTACTGCTCCTTCTTTAACGTAATCAGCGGTCACAAATTCTGGTCGGCCCAGGGCAACGATCAAAATATCTGCGGTTTGGCAGATTTCTTTCAGATTCTGTGTTTTTGAATGTGTAATGGTTACCGTGCAATTGCCCGGATATTCATTACGCTGCATTAATATGCTCATCGGCAAGCCCACGATCTGGCTGCGGCCGATCACTACGCAATGTTTTCCGCTGGTTTCGATCTTGGCGCGAATCAGCATTTCTAATATCCCGAACGGAGTTGCCGAAATGTAAGCAGGCAAGCCTTTGCACATTTTGCCCACGTTCACCGGATGAAAACCATCCACGTCCTTAGCCGGACTAACGGCTTCCATAATGGTGTTTTCAGAAATATGTTTGGGTAGGGGAAGCTGCACAATGAATCCGTCCACGTCCGGATCGTTATTTAATCCTTCCACTGCGTCCAGAAGTTCTTTTTCGCTTATTTCAGGCCCGAATCTCAGTAATGTTGATGTGAAACCAATTTCTTCACAGCTTCTGATCTTGGATGCTACGTAGGTTTCGCTTGCGCCATTGGCACCAACGAGTATGGCAGCCAAATGCGGCTTTTTGCCACCACCGGCCACCCACGCTTCCACTTCGTTTTTTATTTCAAACTTAATTTGGGATGAAATCGCTTTCCCGTCTAGTAACTGCATTATTGACTGATAATATTTTTGATAAGAATTTCCATTCCCGTAGTCGCCTTTTCCTGAATGAATGTCATGTTGGGTTTGAGACTGATATCGGGTTTTGCAGGATCGATAATATAAATAGGCTTGTCCGCGCCGACGTAATGCACGAGTCCTGCTGCCGGATAAACTGCCAGCGACGTGCCGACAACCACAAAGATGTCAGCCTGTTCCGTAACATCCATCGCGATTTCCATCATCGGAACTTCCTCGCCGAACCACACAATGTGCGGCCTCAGCTGGCTCCCAAGTTCACAGAGATCTCCCGTTTTTAGCTCCCAGGATGACATTTCATAAACCAGGTCAGGGTTCTTCGTGCTTCTGGATTTGAAAAGCTCGCCATGCAAATGGATTATGTTTGAAGAACCGGCGATCTCGTGCAGGTTATCGACGTTTTGGGTAATGATGGTTACGTCAAAATCCTTTTCCAACTCCACGAGCGCATAATGGGCAGCATTGGGCTTCACGTCCGCAGCCTGCTTTCTGCGCTGGTTGTAAAAGTCCAGCACAAGTTCCTGGTTACGCTGCCAGGCTTCCGGGGTGGCCACATCCTCAATGCGGAAGTTGTCCCACAATCCACCATTGTCGCGGAATGTGCTGATCCCGCTTTCGGCACTGATGCCCGCTCCGGACAGCACTACAAGTTTTTTCATGATCTTTATTTTCTAGTGTGTAACTGATTTATTATTAGCTCTTTTTCGCTGCTTTGGGTGCTGCCGGCTTCTTAGCCGCCGGTTTCGCTGCTGCTTTTTTCGCCGCTGGCTTTTTGGCTGCCGGTTTTTTCTCCGCCACCTTTTTCTCTGCCGGTGCTTTTACAACAGCCGCCTTAGCCACCGGTTTCTTGCCAAATCTTCCCGCAGGCTTATCCGGTGTCTCTGCTGCCAGCTTCACTACTTCTTCGTAGGTAAGCGATGCCGGTTCTGTTCCTTTCGGAATCTTAACATTCTTCTTTCCAAAAGCAATGTAAGGTCCGTATTTACCATTCAGCACTTTCGCGTCCGGATCTTCGGCGAACTCTTTAATGGTCCTGTTGCTGTCCTGTAAGCGTTTTTCAGTGATAATTTCGATCAGTCTGTCTTCTGTGACAGCCATTGGATCGTCTGTTCTTGCCAGAGAATAATATTTGCCGTCATGCTTTACATATGGGCCGAATTTTCCGATGTTGACGATCAATTCTTTCTCCTCGTACAAACCTACTTCGCGTGGCAGTTTAAATAATTCAAAAGCTTCTTCCAGCGTAATGTTCTCCATCAGCTGACCTTTCATCAAGCTCGCAAATTTTGGTTTTTCCTCATCTTCCGCATCACCGATCTGCACATAAGGGCCGTATTTACCGATTCTTACGGATACTTTTTTGCCCGTTGCAGGATCTTCGCCCAGATCGCGCGACGTGAGGCTGCGGTCGATGGCTTCTTCGTTTGCCTCGGTTACTTTCTTCTGAAATGGCGTGTAAAAGTTCTTGATCATCTGGCGCCATTCGAGCTGGCCTTCGGCAATGTGGTCAAAATCCTTCTCAACATTAGCCGTAAAAGAGTAATCAATAATGTCATTAAAATGACTTACCAGAAAGTCATTCACGACCATTCCGGTGCTGGTAGGAAAGAGTTTTGCCTTTTCCGAGCCGTAAATTTCTTTATTGACCTTGCTGTTGATCTGGTTATTAGCCAGCGTCAGTTCTTTAAAATCACGTTCTGTTCCCTGGCGGTCTTCTTTTACAATGTATTCGCGCCTTAATATGGTAGAAATTGTAGGTGCGTATGTGGATGGACGTCCGATGCCCATTTCTTCCAGCTTTTTAACCAAACTTGCTTCCGTATAGCGGGGCGGGTTTCTTGTGAAGCGTTCCGTCGCTTTCATGTCTGCCAGGTTCAGGATCTGGTTAATGTTCAGCGGAGGCAGCATTCCTTTCTGCTCTTCATCGCCTTCATCGTCGCTGGATTCCATATATACTTTCAGGAAACCTTCGAATTTGATCACCTCGCCTTGTGCAACGAGTTCTTCGGAAGTAGTTGAAATAGAAATGGTTGCCGTTGTGCGTTCCAGTTGCGCATCCGACATTTGTGATGCGATGGCACGTTTCCAGATCAGCTCATACAAGCGCTGCTCATTGCGGTCGCTGCTGCCATTTAATGTAGAAAAATCAGTTGGCCTGATGGCTTCGTGAGCTTCTTGCGCCGACTCGTTTTTGGTCTTGAATATCCTTTTATTATAATAATCCTGTCCGTATTCCTTCGTAATCTGCACCCTGGCTTTTTCCAATGCTTCCTCCGACAAATTCGTGGAGTCCGTTCTCATGTAGGAGATTTTACCAGCTTCGTAAAGCCGTTGTGCAACGGTCATGGTTTGCGCTACGGAAAAGCTCAGCTTACGGGATGCTTCCTGTTGTAATGTAGAAGTTGTGAATGGCGGTGCTGGTGTTTTTTTGGCTGGTTTAACTTCAAGGCTTTTGATGGAGAACTGTGCGCCGATGCATTTTTCGAGAAATTTCATCGCATCTTCTTCCTGGGGAAAGTTCTTCGCCAATTCTGCATTCAGGACTTTGCCATTTCCAAGATCAAAATGCGCAGTCACTTTGAAGCTGCTTTTGCTTCTGAACGCATCGATTTCCCTTTCCCTTTCAACAATAATACGGACCGCAACAGATTGCACACGTCCGGCCGAAAGGTTTGATTTACCAATTCTTATTTTTTTCCAGAGCACCGGGGAAAGCTCATAACCTACGAGCCTGTCCAGGATCCGGCGTGCCTGCTGCGCGTCCACCAGATCTACATCTATTATACGCGGTTTGGAAATCGCATTTTGTAAAGCAGTTTTCGTAATCTCCCTGAACACAATTCTTTTAGTGTCGTCGGGTAACCCCAAGGCTTCTTTCAAGTGCCACGAAATCGCCTCTCCTTCGCGGTCATCATCCGTTGCGAGCCATACTTCTGCGCCCTTGGCGAGTTTTTTAAGCTCGGATATCACCTTTACTTTATCAGCGGAAATTTCATAAGAAGGTTGGAAACCATGCTCAACATCCACACCCATATCATGCTCCGGAAGGTCACGAACGTGCCCGAAACTTGACTTGACGGTGAAATCTGCTCCTAAATAACTTTCAATGGTTTTGGCCTTCGCCGGTGACTCAACGATCACCAGATTTTTTGACATAACTTTGGATTTAAGGGATCTTGTAGCACTTTGAATGTCCAAATATAGGGTACAATCCTGCAAAAAATCAAAGCGCTGCTGAAAAGGTAATCTAAAATCGCCGATAATGCGGCAGTCCCTGTTGGGCGTATTTGAAATAATTTCCCAAATATCCCGGCTGTAAGAACAAAAACTTTAAGGGCGAGGTTATTTAAATGCGTCCTTAGTATATAATGATGCTAAATAGTAGTGAAAAGCGGCAGGCAAGCCTCAGCTTATGCCGTAAATTCGTACTTTCGCGTGTTTTAATGATCAAAAATCTTCCACCTAATTGAGGCGTATATTGTATTTTTCACTATGAACATTTATAAGGATTACATCAAGGAAATTGAAGAAAGAGCAGCCCAGGGACTTCATCCTAAGCCAATAGACGGCGCCGAGTTGCTGGGAGAAATTATCGCACAGATAAAGGATACGGAAAACGAGTATCGCGAAGATTCTCTCAAGTTTTTTATCTACAACACATTACCAGGAACAACAAGCGCTGCCGGTGCGAAAGCCAGGTTCCTCAAAGAAATCATTCTTGGCGAATCCATCGTTTCAGAAATATCACCCGCTTTTGCATTTGAACTGCTGTCGCACATGAAGGGCGGTCCTTCCATTGGCGTATTGCTGGATCTTGCATTGGGCGAAAATTATTCGATTGCTAAACAAGCGGCTGCGGTGCTTAAAACGCAGGTTTACTTATATGATGCAGACACAGACCGTCTGAAAGAAGCATTTAAAAGCGGCAACGAAATCGCCCGGGAAATCCTTGAAAGTTATGCCCGCGGGGACTTCTTCACATTGCTGCCTGAAATACCGGAAGAAATTAAGATCGTAACATTCATTGCCGGAGAGGGGGATATCTCAACCGATTTACTCTCTCCGGGTAATCAGGCGCACTCGCGCTCTGACCGCGAATTGCATGGTCAATGTATGATCACAACGACTGCCCAGAAGCAAATCAAAGCATTACAGGAAGAGCATCCTGACAAAAGCGTGATGTTGATTGCTGAGAAAGGCACGATGGGCGTGGGCTCTTCGCGCATGTCCGGTGTGAATAATGTGGCGCTTTGGACCGGCAAGCAGGCGAGTCCGTATATCCCTTACGTTAACATTGCGCCTATTGTGGGCGGAACCAATGGCATTTCTCCCATTTTCCTAACCACTGTTGATGTTACAGGGGGAATTGGAATAGATTTGAAAAACTGGGTTAAGAAAGTGGACGAGAACGGAAACGTTGTTCGTAACGAAAGCGGAGATCCTGTTTTGGAAGAGGTTTATTCAGTTGCTACGGGCACTGTTTTGACCATTAATACAAAAACAAAAAAACTGTACAACGGCGACAAGGAACTGATTGACATTTCCAAAGCGCTTACGCCACAGAAAAAGGAATTTATCAGAGCAGGCGGCTCCTATGCCATTGTTTTTGGTAAAAAAATACAAACGGTCGCGGCAAAGATCTTAGGCATCGAACCTACGCTTGTTTTCGCACCTTCCAAAGAAATTTCAAATGAAGGCCAGGGCCTTACTGCGGTTGAAAAGATCTTCAACAGAAATGCAGTTGGGACAACGCCGGGTAAAGTTTTGCACGCCGGTTCTGATGTTCGTGTTGAGGTTAACATTGTCGGTTCGCAAGATACGACGGGTTTAATGACCGCTCAGGAACTGGAATCAATGGCTGCGACAACCATTTCGCCGATTGTGGACGGGGCTTATCAATCTGGTTGCCACACCGCATCGGTTTGGGATAAAAAAGCGCAGGCTAACATTCCGAAACTGATGAAGTTTATGAATGATTTCGGCCTCATCACAGCGCGTGACCCGAAGGGCGAATATCACTCGATGACCGATGTGATCCACAAAGTCCTTAACGACATTACTATTGACGAATGGGCAATCATCATCGGTGGCGACTCACATACAAGAATGTCCAAAGGCGTTGCTTTTGGTGCTGACTCGGGAACTGTTGCCATTGCACTTGCAACCGGTGAAGTTTCCATGCCAATTCCCGAATCCGTTAAGGTAACATTTAAAGGTGACATGAAAGGGCACATGGATTTCCGTGATGTCGTTCACGCCACACAGGCGCAAATGTTGCAGCAATTTGGCGGCGAAAACGTTTTCCAGGGCCGCATCATTGAAGTGCATCTGGGAACATTACCCGCCGACCAGGCATTTACATTTACCGACTGGACTGCGGAAATGAAGGCGAAAGCTTCCATTTGTATTTCAGAAGATGACACGTTGATCGAATCCCTGGAAATTGCTAAAAACAGGATCCAGATTATGATTGATAAGGGCATGGAGAACCACAAGCAGGTTCTTCAGGGACTGATCAACAAAGCAGATAAGCGCATTGCTGAAATCAAATCCGGTGAAAAACCTGCTTTGGTTCCTGATGCAAATGCTAAATATTATGCAGAAGTTGTCATTGATCTCGACGCGATCGTTGAACCGATGATTGCCGATCCGGATGTAAATAATAAAGAGGTTTCAAAGCGTTACACCCACGATACAATCCGTCCGCTTTCTTTTTATGGAGAGGACAAAAAAGTTGATCTTGGTTTCGTAGGCTCTTGTATGGTTCATAAAGGGGATTTGAAAATCGTTTCTCAAATGCTCCGTAATCTGGAAGAACAAAAAGGCAAAGTTGAATTCTTCGCTCCGCTGGTTGTGGCCGCGCCGACTTACAATATTATAGAAGAGCTGAAAAAAGAAGGTGACTGGGATGTTTTGCAAAAATACTCAGGCTTTGAATTCGACGATAACGCTCCGAAAGTAGCGGCGCGTACGGAATATGAAAACATGATGTATCTGGAACGTCCGGGCTGCAACCTTTGCATGGGTAACCAGGAAAAAGCCGCCAAAGGCGATACAGTTCTGGCTACTTCTACCCGTCTTTTCCAGGGAAGGGTTGTTGAAGATTCGGATCGTAAAAAAGGAGAGTCATTGCTGGCATCTACGCCGGTGGTCGTTTTGTCCGCAATCCTCGGACGCATTCCGAACATTGAGGAATACAAAGCGGCAGTGGTTGGCATTGACCTGACGAAGTTTGCACCGCCAGTTAAACAATTGGCGAGATAATCGATACTGGCACAGTTGTTGACGCGTGTGAATGTATTAGCATAAATAATAATTACTATGGCTTTTGACTTAGACATGATTAAGGGCGTTTATGCCCGTATGCAGGAAAGGGTGGAAGCTGCTCGTAAGATAGAGGGGCGGCCTTTAACGCTTGCAGAAAAGATTTTATATTCCCATTTGTGGGAAGGAACCCCTAAACAGGTTTACGAGCGCGGCAAGTCCTACGTGGATTTTGCTCCCGACCGTGTTGCTATGCAGGATGCCACCGCCCAAATGGCGCTGTTGCAGTTCATGCAGGCTGGACGGCCGCAGGTTGCAGTTCCTTCAACCGTGCATTGTGATCACTTGATCCAGGCAGAGGTTGGGGCGACGCAGGATTTGAAAAATGCGGTTGACAAAAACAAAGAAGTTTATGACTTCCTTTCTTCGGTT of Dyadobacter chenhuakuii contains these proteins:
- a CDS encoding SIR2 family NAD-dependent protein deacylase gives rise to the protein MKKLVVLSGAGISAESGISTFRDNGGLWDNFRIEDVATPEAWQRNQELVLDFYNQRRKQAADVKPNAAHYALVELEKDFDVTIITQNVDNLHEIAGSSNIIHLHGELFKSRSTKNPDLVYEMSSWELKTGDLCELGSQLRPHIVWFGEEVPMMEIAMDVTEQADIFVVVGTSLAVYPAAGLVHYVGADKPIYIIDPAKPDISLKPNMTFIQEKATTGMEILIKNIISQ
- a CDS encoding helix-turn-helix transcriptional regulator; the protein is MSIVSNNIKYLRRLNGLTQEQFARKIAIKRSLLGAYEEARANPNLTNLKNMAAAFGITVDNLLKNDLRKLRETPDMSLPMNAGRPMTVSHSGNAPVPSQIRIPAFSEPQPLSKIIEKYQQPEPEIRMVSKQVNFKPVNGEPQNQPAIQNPAASALPDSQLPVFNNQFQGSQFNAPVEEKVVNYPTIQWVAKNLQQEYLANFQNPGYLNQLPVFQLPNLPMGYYRAFESGADFAYPGSILVGTFVRNWYDIKDGMQYIFVLRGHGFVYRTAFNQVKTSGMLLLTSDMAEFEELEVPLQDVQEVWEVKAFVSLQLPTPQPSLERVSLLVDELQQELNQYRS
- a CDS encoding AMP-binding protein, with amino-acid sequence MNNFPMPWNTSISAIATQERPEHFYFAEAYDFMQSWLNGQHTFTLQTSGSTGAPKPIQIHRSQLIASAQMTGKALGLRSGTRALVCLNVHYIAGLMMLVRGMELDWEMTVIEPSANPLLDVNRLDTFDFTALVPLQLGTILENSKTENQVNRLGTVLLGGAPVNVSLQRKIESLSVPVYQSYGMTETVSHIALRRLNGGNFSEDYQFLPNIVFGTDDRGCLHISGPVTNGEVVQTNDLVEIAGNTFKWIGRADNVINSGGVKIVLDKVDATVGKVFFDLKIGNAFFNWFVSDEKLGQKLILVVEGTGNTFQAKDMIEEIRKSLSAYETPKHVYFVQHFNKTTTDKVDKRRTVQQLLASQNG
- a CDS encoding EVE domain-containing protein, which gives rise to MNHWLVKSEPNKYSWDHLVAEKEGMWDGVRNFAARNNLMAMKKGDLVLFYHSNIGKEVVGLAKVSKEHYPDPTIDTGDWVVVNVVPVEHFPKTVTLEQIKKHDILKNMELVRLSRLSVVPVKREEFDIIVALAHES
- a CDS encoding bifunctional 5,10-methylenetetrahydrofolate dehydrogenase/5,10-methenyltetrahydrofolate cyclohydrolase, coding for MQLLDGKAISSQIKFEIKNEVEAWVAGGGKKPHLAAILVGANGASETYVASKIRSCEEIGFTSTLLRFGPEISEKELLDAVEGLNNDPDVDGFIVQLPLPKHISENTIMEAVSPAKDVDGFHPVNVGKMCKGLPAYISATPFGILEMLIRAKIETSGKHCVVIGRSQIVGLPMSILMQRNEYPGNCTVTITHSKTQNLKEICQTADILIVALGRPEFVTADYVKEGAVVIDVGITRVVDETKKSGFAIKGDVNFSDVAPKTSYITPVPGGVGLMTICGLLTNTFKAAKKEIYQ
- the menB gene encoding 1,4-dihydroxy-2-naphthoyl-CoA synthase, whose translation is MSSSIQWETIKEYEEILFTLHEGIAKISINRPHKHNAFTPLTVTEMIDAMHICREDTRIDVIILTGEGGKAFCSGGDQSVRGHGGYIGDDHVPRLNVLDLQRMIRSIPKAVIAMVAGWAIGGGHVLHVICDLSIAAENARFGQTGPKVGSFDGGFGASYLARVVGQKKAREIWFLCDQYDAQEALQMGLVNKVVPLEDLETTTVEWCKKIQEKSPLSIRMLKSSFNAELDGQAGIQELAGNATLLYYLSEEAKEGQKSFLEKRKPDFSKYPKFP